A window of Cryptosporangium phraense genomic DNA:
CCCTGGATGCAGAGGCTGGTCTCCAGGCCGGCCCGGACGAGCGCGTCCTGGTCGGGCTGGATCGTCGCGACGATGTCGCGCATCGGGCCGACGCGGGGCCGCTCGATCTCCTCGGCCAGCAGCCGGGAGCCCAGCCCGGTCTCCTCGCCCGACTCCAGGTGCTCGTCCTCGAACGACGTCAGCCGGCCGGCCGAGAACCCGAACCGCCGCCGGCGGCGTACGCCCTCCGGCGCGATGGCGCTGGCCTGGTAGAACGCGGTCGAGACGGGCGCGCGCCAGTCGACGACCAGCGGATCGCCGGCCACGTCGGTGACATGCCGCCGTCCCACGTGAAACGTCTCGCCCGCGTAGGGCGTCCCGGTCGGCCCGAAGTCGAGCCGGCCGAAGAACAGCGGGGTGGTCCCGTCGTCGAGCAGCTGCTCCAACCGCTTCGCGAGCGCTCGGGCCAGCATCTCGGCGGAGAACGGATCCCCACCGGCGTCGGTCCGGGTCAGCTCCTCGGTCCGCTTCCGCATCGCCGCCAGCGCGGCCCGCGAGGTCTCGAGGTGGCTCGCCTCGGCGGTGAGCTCGGCGTCCAGGGATGTCATGGGTGGGCCTCCGGGACCGGTGACGGGTCCCCACTGCCCTAGGCCCGGCGCTTCGCTCCGGGACGCCCGGCTTCGACGGGGTCGAGGCCAACGACCCTAGAACATGCGGACGCTTCGCCGCGAGCCGATTCTGCCTGCGAATGAAAACTGGTCTAACGGGCATTAAGCGTGCGATATTAGACCTAAAGGGGAGAGGGGTTCGTCCGTGCTCAAGCGCACACCGGTGAACGGCACCAAGACCAAGGTCACATTCAGCCTGCCGATCGACGACTCGACGCCCTCGGTGAGCGTCGTCGGGGACTTCAACGGCTGGCAGCCGGGCAAGCACGAGCTGACCCCGCGACGCAACGGAGTCCGCAGCGTCACGCTCACGCTGCCGTCCGGCGAGCATCGCTTCCGCTACCTGGGCACCGGCGGCGTCTGGCTCGACGACGCCGAGGCCGACCGGATCGACGCCCAGGGCAGCGTCCTCGTCGTCTGAGTCCGACGTACTGTCGGGAGAGTGAAACAGGACGCTCCCCGACGCCCCCGGGTCGGACACATCCAGTTCCTGAACTGCCTCCCGATCTACTACGGGCTGGTCCGTACCGGAGCGCTGCTCGACGTCGACCTCAGCAAGGACACCCCCGACCGGCTGAACGACGCGCTGGTCCGCGGTGACCTCGACATCGGGCCGATCAGCCTGGTCGAGTACCTGCGCAACGCCGACCAGCTGCTGCTCCTGCCGGACATCGCGGTCGGCTCGGACGGGCCGGTGCTGTCGGTGAACATCGTGTCGCAGCGGCCGCTCGAGGAGCTGGACGGCCGCCGGGTCGCGCTCGGCTCGACCAGCCGCACCAGCGTGCTGCTGGCCCGGATGCTGCTGGCCGAGCGGTACGGCGTCCGGCCCGAGTACTACGTCTGCCCGCCGGACCTCGGCGTGATGATGCAGGAGGCCGAGGCCGGCGTCCTGATCGGCGACGCCGCGCTGCGCGCGCTGTACGAGGGCCCCGACATGGGGCTGACCGTGACCGACCTCGGTGCGGCCTGGCGGGAGTGGAGCGGGTCGCCGATGGTGTTCGCGGTCTGGGCCGCTCGGCGCGACTTCGTCGAGCGCCATCCGGGCCAGGTCAAGGACGTCCACGATGCCTTTCTGCGGTCGCGTGACCTCTGCCTGACCCAGATCGACGACGTCGCCGCGGACGCCGCCCGCTGGGAGGTGTTCGACGCCGCGACGCTGGCCAACTACTTCCGGACGCTGGACTTCTCGCTCGGGGCCCGCCAGGTCGACGGGTTGCGGGCGTTCGCGGCCAAGGCGGCCGCAGCCGGCGAGGTTCCGCCCCTTCCGGCCGCCGGGCCGGAGTTCGTTCAGCTCTAGTCCGTGTCACTTACGGCGGCGCGCCCTCGCCGGGCACGCCCGGCGCACCCGTGCGCCGGGCGCTTGACTAGTTGCGGTTCGGCGCGATGCTGACGTCCGTGAGAACTCGTTCGTGGGCTCTGCCCGCGCTGGCCGGTGTCGCTGCGGCGGCGTCGGCGCTGGGTGTGGCCGAGGTGGTGGCGGCGTTCGTCGGGCCGTCGTCGTCGCCGGTGACCGCGGTGTCGGGGGCGATCGTCGACCGGATTCCGCGGTCGCTCGAGCAGTTCGGGGTGCAGACGCTCGGGCACTGGGACAAGCCGGTGCTGACCGTGATCATTCTGGTCGTGCTGGCCGGGATCGCGGTGGCGGCGGGAATTCTGGCCAGGCGTCGGGTAGCGTTCGGATTGCTGGTATTTGTTGCTTTTGCGGTAATTGGAGTGCTTGCTACCGCGTCGCGTCCGGACTCGACCACCATGGCGGTCTGGCCGACCGTGGTCGGCGCGGGGGTCGGCATGGCGGTGCTGTCTTTGCTGGTACCGCGCGCGCTGGCCGTCGAGGACTCCGTCCGGGCCGCGGAGCCGGCCGATGTCGGGGGTGCGGCCGGCTCCGCCTCTGCCGCCGCGACCACGCCCGCCGCCGTGCGCGCGGGCGCGCCGGTCGCGCCGCCGCCTCTGCCGACGCTCGGCGGCGGCGCCGGTTCGCGGCGATCGTTTCTCTACCTGGCGGCCGGCACCACGGCGGCGGCCGCGGTCGTCGGGGGTGGAGGGCGGCTGATCGGGCGGTGGCGCGGGGTCAGCGAGGAGCGCGCCGCGATCACGCTGCCGAAACCCGCCGACCCGGCGCCCCCGCTCCCGGCCGGCGCGAAGCTCGACGCCGAGGGCGTCAGCCCGCTCTTCACCCCGAACAGCGACTTCTACCGGGTCGACACCGCGTTCGTGCTCCCCCAGGTGAACCCCAAGAACTACAAGCTCCGGATCCACGGCCGCGTCGCCCGCGAAATGGAGTTCACCTACCAGGACCTCCTCGACCGGCCCCTGGTCGAGCGCGACGTCACGCTCACCTGCGTCTCCAACGACGTCGGCGGTGACCTGGTCGGAAACGCGCGCTGGCTGGGCGTCCGACTGAAGGACCTGTTGGACGAGGTCGAGCCGGACCCCGACGCGGATCAGCTCGTCGGCCGCTCGGCCGACGGCTGGACCTGCGGAACCCCGACGGCGGCCTGCCGGGACGGGCGGGACGCGCTGATCGCGGTCGGCATGAACGGCGAGCCACTGCCGGTGGCGCACGGATTCCCGGTGCGGATGGTCGTACCCGGCCTGTACGGGTACGTGTCGGCGACGAAGTGGCTGGTCGACCTGGAGCTGAGCCGGTTCAGCGACTTCGACGCGTACTGGGTCCCGCGCGGCTGGGCGCAGCAGGCGCCGATCAAGGTCGCGTCCCGGATCGACACGCCCCGGGCCGGAGCGAAGGTGTCCGACACGGTGACGGTGGCCGGCGTGGCCTGGGCCCAGCACGTGGGCATCGCGAAGGTGGAGCTCAAAGTCGACGACGGCCCCTGGCAGCAGGCGACGCTGGCCGCCCAGGACTCGATCGACACCTGGCGTCAGTGGCGCTGGGACTGGAAGCCCTCCGGCTCCGGAGATCACGTGATCAGCGTCCGGGCGACGAACGCCGACGGGGTGACCCAGCCCGAGCAGTACGAGCCGCCCGCCCCGGACGGCTCACAGGGCTGGCACTCCGTCGACGTGACCGTCCGCTAAGCCAGACCCAGGCGGGAGACGACCTCGGACGAGTAGTCGTCGTGGGTGTCGGCGATCTCCTCCAGGTCGACCTCGTGCTCGATCGCGTCGCCGGGGACCCGGTCGAGCAGGTAGGCGATCGACTCGCGCACCAGGTCGGCCTCCGACAGACCGTCCGGCACCGGAACCAGCTCGTCGAACAGGTCGTCCGGGACCGTGACATGGTGGTTCGTCGTGTCTGTGCCTGCAGCACCCTCGGTGAGCGTGACCGCGTACTCGTGTTCGCCCAACGGCTGGACCTCGATCTTCTGCATGGAAGCCCGGGTACCCTCGACTTCGTGACCGGAACCGCTGCCACTGCCGACATCCTCCAGCGCGCCGCTGACGGCGGCCGCATCTCGCCGGACGAGGCGTTGCTGCTCTACACCGACGCCCCGCTGCACGGGCTCGGCGAGGCGGCCGACACGGTCCGGCGGCGGATGTACGGCGACATCGCCCACATCGCGACGTACATCATCGACCGGAACATCAACTACACGAACGTCTGCGTCACCGCGTGCAAGTTCTGCGCGTTCTACCGCGCGCCGAAGCACAAGGAAGGCTGGTCGCACGATCTCGACGAGATCCTGCGCCGCTGCGACGAGGCCGTGAAGCTCGGTGCGACGCAGATCATGCTCCAGGGTGGCCATCACCCGGAGTACGGCGTCGAGTACTACGAGACGGTGTTCAGCGCGATCAAGCGCGACTTCCCGTCGCTGACGCTGCACTCGCTCGGCGCGTCCGAGGTCGAGCACATGTCCCGCGTCTCCGGGGTGTCGATCGAGGAGTCGATCACCCGCATCCACGCGGCCGGGCTCGACTCGTTCGCCGGGGCCGGGGCGGAGATCCTGGTCGAGCGTCCGCGGAAGGTGATCGCGCCGCTCAAGGAGTCGGGTGAGCGCTGGCTCGAGGTGATGGAGACCGCGCACGGGCTCGGCGTCGAGTCGACCGCGACGTTCATGATGGGCACCGGCGAGACGAACGCCGAGCGCATCGAGCACATGCGGATGATCCGTGACGTGCAAGACCGCACCGGCGGTTTCCGCTCGTTCATCCCCTGGACGTACCAGCCCGAGAACAACCACCTGAAGGGCAAGACGCAGGCCACCAGCCTGGAGTATCTCCGCCTGGTCGCAACCGCCCGGCTGTTCTTCGACAACGTCCGGCACCTGCAGGGCTCGTGGCTGACGACCGGCAAGGACATCGGCCAGCTGACGCTCCACTACGGCGCGGACGACCTCGGCTCGGTGATGCTCGAGGAGAACGTGGTGTCCAGCGCCGGGGCCAAGCACCGGTCGAACCGCACCGAGCTGATCCACCTGATGCGCAGCGCCGGGCGGACGCCGGCCCAGCGCGACACGCTCTACGACCACCTCGTCGTGCATGAGGACCCGGCGAACGACCCGAGCGACGACCACATCGTGTCGCACTTCGCGTCGACCGCGTTGCCTGGTGGCGGCGTCGGCCGGAACCTTCCGTTGGTCGAGGCGAGCTGATCTCAGCGCGCGGAATGGCGCTGGACGCGAGATCATTCATGGGTGGCGAGTGACGAAGGGGCGGTGCGCGCTTCCTGGGCGGGACCGCGCCTGACCGCGGGAGCGGTCGCGAGGCGTCTCGGCGTCGCCGTCACCACCCTGCGCACCTGGGATCAGCGCTACGGCCTCGGGCCCACCGAGCACGAGGCCGGGCGGCACCGGCGCTACTCCGCGGAAGACGTCCGCCGGCTGGAGATGATGCGCCGGCTGACGTTCCAGGGCGTGTCACCGGCCGACGCCGCCCGCACCGCGCTGGCGGCCAGGGCCGATGAGCTGACCGAACCGTCTGCACGGCCGGCCGCGCGGGTGCCCAGCCGCCGGGTCATGCCGGTGGGGCTGGCCCAGGCCGCTGCCCGCGGGCTGGCCCGGGCCGCCGGCAGCATGGACTCGGACGCGATCGCGGAAGAGATCCGGACCTGTCTGCGCACCTACGGCACGGTGCTGACCTGGACCGAAGTGCTGGTGCCGGTGCTGTCGGCGCTGGGCCAGCGCTGGCAGGCCGGGCACAGCGTCGTCGAGATCGAACACCTGCTGTCGTGGCACATCTCGACCGAGCTGCGGATGGTGGTGCCGGGCCCGTCCGGCCCGCGCCGGTCGCGGAACAACGACGAACCGATCCCGGCCCTCGCGCCACCTCGGACGCTGCTCGCGTCGGTCGAGGACGAACAGCACACGCTGCCGCTCGAAGCGCTGGCCGCGGCCCTGCGCGAAGCCCGGCGCGGTACCCGGATCCTCGGCGCCCGGGTGCCGACCGACGCGATGGTCGAGGCCGTGCGTCGCACCGGGCCGGCCGTCGTCGTGCTCTGGTCGCAGATACCGGACACCGCCGATCCGACCGTCTTCACGCGGCTGGCCGCCCTCGGGCGTCCGGTGCGGATGGTGGCCGCCGGGCCGGGCTGGCTGGCCTCGCGCCGACGGATGCCGAGTGGGGTCGCCCTGCCGACGACGCTGGTCGAAGCCGTGGAGGGCGTGCTGGCGGCGCTCGGCGGCCCGACCGGAACCGGAGCTTCTCGAGATGCGGGCCGGCGCCTCTCACGATAGGAATCGACTCAGAAGCGATGCGCCGCCAACCGGGACGAGGTCGAGGATGAGCACGCGAACCAGCACTACCCCACGGCGGGCAAGCGTGCCGAAACCCAGACCGACGAGCGTCGACGTCCGGGCGCGCGTCGGCCTGGTGCTGGAAGACTTCCTCGCCGACTACACCGGGGTGCTGGGCCGGGTGGGCGAGGAGCTGTCCGACCTCGACGCGCCGCTGCAGGCCGCGGTGCTGTCCGGGGGCAAGCGCCTCCGGCCGCTGTTCGCGTACTGGGGCGCCCGGGCCGCCGGGGCCCCGGACGACGAGTCGCTGGTCCGGGCGGCCGCGTCGCTGGAGCTGCTGCACGCGTTCGCGCTGATCCACGACGACGTGATGGACGACTCCGACCTGCGTCGCGGACGCCCGTCGGCGCACCGGGCGCTGGCGGCGGCGCACCGGGCCGGCGGGCGGCACGGCGACGCCGACCGGTACGGGACGGCGACCGCGATCCTGCTCGGCGATCTCCTGCTCGTGCTCTCGGAGCAGATGCTGACGTCGTCCGGCGCCGGGGCCCGGGCGCGGGACGTGTTCGCGTCGATGCGGCTGGAGCTGATGGCCGGGCAGTACCTCGACATCGCGGCGCCGACCCGGGGCGGGGTGTCGCTGGACCGCGCGCTGCGGATCGCCCAGTACAAGAGCGGCAAGTACACGGTGGAGGCTCCGCTGCACCTGGGCGCGGCGGTGGCCGGCGCGCCGGTCGCGGTGGTGGACGCGTACACCGCGTTCGCGCTGCCGATCGGCGAGGCGTTCCAGCTCCGCGACGACCTGCTCGGGGTGTTCGGTGACAGCGCGGTGACCGGCAAGCCGTCGGGGGAAGACCTGCGCGAGGGCAAGCAGACCGCTCTGATCGCGCTGACCCGCTCGAACGCGTCGGCGGCGGGTACCGAGCTGCTCGAATCGCAGCTGGGCACCCCGGACGTCGACGTGGACGCGCTGCGCGGGGTGATCGTCGACTCGGGCGCGTGCGACCTGGTCGAGCGGATGATCGAGGAGCGGTGCGCGCACGCGCTGGCCGTGCTCGACGCCGCACCGCTGACCCGGGAGGGCCGCGACGCGCTGCGAGAGCTGGCGTCCGCCGCCGTGGACCGCGTCGCCTGACGACGAAGCGGGGTCTCAGCGCGCGCTGAGACCCCGATTTCGCGTCACACCCCGCGGAGCAGCCGCGGGACGACCTTCCCGGTGGCGTTGCGCGGTAGCTCGGGCAGGAAGTGCACGTCCCGGGGCACGCAGTATCGGGCCGCCCGGGCCTTCACCAGCTCACGCACGCCCTCCGCGTCCAGCGCGGAGCCCTCGTGGAGCACCACGTACGCGACCAGCCGCTGGCCCCACTCCGGGTCGGGCACCCCGAGCACCGCGACCTCGCGGACCTCGGCCGCCTCGGTCAGGATGTTCTCGACCTCGCGCGGGAACACGTTCTCGCCGCCCGACACGATCATGTCGTCGTCGCGGCCGTCCACGAACAACAACCCCGTGTCGTCGAGGTGCCCGACGTCCCCGGTGCTCATGAACCCGTCCTTGACCTCTTTGCCCGCGCCGTTCGTGTAGCCCTCGAACAACATCCCGTTGGCCACGAAGATCCGCCCCGGCGTCCCGACCGGCAGCTCGCGCCCCTCGGCGTCCAGGATCGCGATCCGGGTACCGAGCGGCTTGCCGCCCGCGGTGCGCGGAGCCCGGCGGAGGTCGGCCGGCGTCGCGATCGTCGCCCACGACACCTCGGTCGACCCGTACAGGTTGTAGAGGACGTCGCCGAACGCGTCCATGAAGTGCAGCGCGAAGTCCCCGATCAGCGCCGACCCGCTGCTCGCTACCGCGCGCAGCGCGCTCAGGTCGTACTTCGCCCGGACGTCGGGCGACAGCTCCAGCATCCGCTGCATCATGATCGGGACGACGAAGACGCCGTTGGCGTGGTGGTCGGCCAGATCGGCGAGCGCGGTCTCGGGATCGAACCGGCGGCGCAGCACGAGCGTCGCCCGCAGCCCCATCCCGACCTGCAGCCCGGCGAATCCCCAGGTGTGGAACAGCGGCGCCGGGATCGCGATCGTGTCCCGCACCTTCAGCGGGATCTTCGACAGGATCGACGCGAGGGCCCCGAGCCCGTGCGGCGGCGGCCGTCGCGCGCCTTTCGGCGCGCCGGTGGTGCCCGAGGTCAGCACGATCGTCCGCCCGACGATCTCGGGCGGCGCGGCCCGGCCGCCGGGGTTCCCGCCGACGAGGTCCTCGAGCGTCGTGTGCCCGCCGTCTTCGTCCCAGGCCACGACCAGGGGGACGCCGGGCGGCGGACCGCCGATGAGCCGGACGAACTCGTCGTCGGCGATGAGCAGTTCGACCTTCTGCTCGCGCAGCACCGCCTGGAGCTGGCTGCCGGAGAGGCCGGTGTTCATCAGCACGGTGTCGGCGCCGAGCATGGCGCTGGCGACCAGCGCCTCGATCAGACCGGCGTGGTTGCGGCACAGCACGGCGACCCGGGTCCTGCCCTGCACGCCTCGCTGGGCCAGGCCCTGCGAGATGCGGGTGGCGCGATCGATGAGCTCGGCGAACGTGACCTGGCGCCGTTCGTCGATCAGCGCGATCCGGTCGGGGTCGCGGGCGGCGGCGCTGGTGTAGCCGCCGGCCAGGCTCAGGCCCCAGCTGCGGAGGGCGGCGAGCTGCTTGGCGACGCGGTCCGGGCGCCCGGGCGCGATGACGCCGGCCTTGATCAGCGTCGAGGCGAGCTGGGTGGTGTACACGGGTCAGCCCGGGATCTCGAAGATCTTGGCCAGCACCGCGGCCAGGCCCAGGTCGCCCCGCACCTTGAGCTTCCCGGTCATGAACATCGTCGTCGGCTTGCCGTTGCCCGACGTGAGCAGCAGGAACTCGGGGCCGCCGAGGATGATCGTCGTGTCGGCCTCGTGCTCCGGCGACGCGTTCACGTCGCAGCGATCGCCGTGCAGCACGAGCTCGAACTCGTCGGTGCTCCCGTCCGGGCCGCCGGTCACCTTCCAGTGGATGACCTTCCGGGCCCGGGGCTGACCGGCGCGGTAGTGCTCGGCGAAGCGCCGGAGGATCTGGTCGAGGACGGCCGTCCGCAGTGGGCTCTTCATCACCGCGTCGAGCTGGTCGCGCCGGGCGCGGCCGATCAGCCGGGCGAACGCGGCCGGATCGACGTCGTCGAGGTTCTCCTCGGACGCGGACGCCAGGAGCGCCTCGAACTCCTCGACGCTGATCTTCTTCGGGTCTATCTCGGCCAACGACATGGCGGAGCTCCCTCGAGTCGGAACCTTACGCGCCAGTAGGTTACTCGCTGGTTAAACAACCGGGCCAGAGGTTCGGCGAAAGTGGCGATTAGGCTGTGCGCATGACGCGGGCATCACTGGACAAGCGGCCGGGCGACGTTGCGGCGATGTTCGATCAGGTCGCGGCTCGCTACGACCTCACGAACACGGTGCTCTCGTTCGCGCAGGACCGGCGGTGGCGCGCGATCACCGCCGACGTGCTCGACCTGCGGCCGGGGGAGCGGTGCCTCGACCTCGCCGCCGGTACCGCGGTCTCCACCGCCGAGCTGGCGCACTCCGGCGCCGACGTGGTCGCCTGCGACTTCTCGCTCGGGATGCTGCGCGAGGGCCGCGACCGGGGCGTCCCCCTGGTGGCCGGCGACGCGATGCACCTGCCGTTCCCCGATGCGACGTTCGACGCGGTGACGATCTCGTTCGGGCTGCGCAACGTGGCCGACACGAAGGCCGGGCTGGCCGAGATGGCGCGGGTCACCAAGCCCGGGGGCCGCCTCGTCGTGCTCGAGTTCAGCCACCCGACCTGGGCGCCGTTCCGCACGGTCTACACCGAGTACCTGATGAAGGCGCTACCGCGGGTCGCCCGCACGGTGAGCAGCGCCCCGGACGCGTACGTCTACCTGGCCGAGTCGATCCGCGCCTGGCCCACCCAGGAAGACCTGGCCCACACGGTCGCCGCCACCGGCTGGAGCAAGGTCCGCTGGCGCAACTTGACCGGCGGAATAGTAGCGCTGCACCACGCTTTCAGGAGTTGACGCTCAGGCAGGCGACTCGTTTGCCGGCGGTGCCGGCTCGGCCGGCCATGGTCTGGGTCTTGTCGGCGTGGATGACCAGCGACTTCGGGGTCTCGGTGAACACCCACATCTGAGTGCTCTTGCTCTCGCCGTCGCCCTGCGAGTCGGTCGTGACGTCGAGCCACACCTCGTTCTGGGCGTTCGCGTAGGCCGGGTTCACCGACGGCGGCGACGCGGAGGCGGCCGGGTCCATCCGGTGCTGGTAGTGCGGGCCGGCGGCCTCGCCGGTCGCGCCGCACGGCTTCGTGTGCAGGTGCGCCCCGTAGGTGCGGTTCGGCAGCAGCCCGGTGACCGACAGCGTCACGGTCGTGGTGTCGACGACCTGCCCGATCACCAGGTGCGCGGTGGCGCCCGACGGCACCAGCGCGGAGTCGTACGAGACGGCTTTGCGGCCGGGCGAATATCCGCTGAACGTTCCCTGCGCCGTGATCGGCTGCGGCGCCTCCAGAGCGCCGGAGGCCGCCGTCTCCGGCCCGTCGGACGAATCGGTGCCGCCGCAACCGGCGGCGACCAGGGCGGTAGCCGCCAGGACGAGCGCTGCGGACCGACGCATCAATGCCTCCAAGAACGCGCACGAAGAACGCCACAAATACGGATATGTGGCTATTCCGTTCTTCGCGCACGCTACTCCGTGCGTCGATTTTTTGTGACCCCGCCCATAAGACGCCGTTCGCTTCGGCGTCGGGATATAACCCCGCAAAGCGACCCAGGCTGACCAGCTTGTTCACTGATTCGGCCCGCGGTCCCATATCAGAGTTAGGCGAGCCTTAGTACCCGCCCATGTGATGGGCGGCATAGACTGCCCTCACTTACTTCGTGAACATTTTCACAAGCGCACCAGACCCCAGTAAGACAGTCGAGAGGCCGCCGTGACCACCGAGCCCGCTCCCCGCGGTGCCGAGCCCCCCGTGGTCGACACCGCCGACACGCACGCCGACGTCGTCGTCGTGGGTGCCGGCCCTGCCGGGTCGGCCGCTGCCTATCACCTCGCCAACTCGGGCCTCGACGTCCTGCTGCTGGAAAAGACCGAATTCCCCCGCGAGAAGGTCTGCGGCGACGGTCTGACGCCCCGGGCGGTGCGCTCGCTGGTCTCGATGGGCATCGACACCTCGGTCGAGAACGGCTGGCTGCACAACAAGGGCCTGCGTGTGATCGGCGGCGGCGTCCGCATGGAGCTGCCCTGGCCCGAGCTCGCGGCCTACCCGAACTACGGCCTCACCCGCACCCGGATGGACTTCGACGACATGCTCGCGAAGGCCGCCGTCAAGGCCGGTGCGCGCCTGCAGACGTCGACGACGGTCACCGGCCCGGTGCTCTCGACGGCCGGGCGGGTCG
This region includes:
- a CDS encoding isoamylase early set domain-containing protein — encoded protein: MLKRTPVNGTKTKVTFSLPIDDSTPSVSVVGDFNGWQPGKHELTPRRNGVRSVTLTLPSGEHRFRYLGTGGVWLDDAEADRIDAQGSVLVV
- a CDS encoding menaquinone biosynthetic enzyme MqnA/MqnD family protein; the protein is MKQDAPRRPRVGHIQFLNCLPIYYGLVRTGALLDVDLSKDTPDRLNDALVRGDLDIGPISLVEYLRNADQLLLLPDIAVGSDGPVLSVNIVSQRPLEELDGRRVALGSTSRTSVLLARMLLAERYGVRPEYYVCPPDLGVMMQEAEAGVLIGDAALRALYEGPDMGLTVTDLGAAWREWSGSPMVFAVWAARRDFVERHPGQVKDVHDAFLRSRDLCLTQIDDVAADAARWEVFDAATLANYFRTLDFSLGARQVDGLRAFAAKAAAAGEVPPLPAAGPEFVQL
- a CDS encoding molybdopterin-dependent oxidoreductase; amino-acid sequence: MRTRSWALPALAGVAAAASALGVAEVVAAFVGPSSSPVTAVSGAIVDRIPRSLEQFGVQTLGHWDKPVLTVIILVVLAGIAVAAGILARRRVAFGLLVFVAFAVIGVLATASRPDSTTMAVWPTVVGAGVGMAVLSLLVPRALAVEDSVRAAEPADVGGAAGSASAAATTPAAVRAGAPVAPPPLPTLGGGAGSRRSFLYLAAGTTAAAAVVGGGGRLIGRWRGVSEERAAITLPKPADPAPPLPAGAKLDAEGVSPLFTPNSDFYRVDTAFVLPQVNPKNYKLRIHGRVAREMEFTYQDLLDRPLVERDVTLTCVSNDVGGDLVGNARWLGVRLKDLLDEVEPDPDADQLVGRSADGWTCGTPTAACRDGRDALIAVGMNGEPLPVAHGFPVRMVVPGLYGYVSATKWLVDLELSRFSDFDAYWVPRGWAQQAPIKVASRIDTPRAGAKVSDTVTVAGVAWAQHVGIAKVELKVDDGPWQQATLAAQDSIDTWRQWRWDWKPSGSGDHVISVRATNADGVTQPEQYEPPAPDGSQGWHSVDVTVR
- the mqnC gene encoding cyclic dehypoxanthinyl futalosine synthase; this translates as MTGTAATADILQRAADGGRISPDEALLLYTDAPLHGLGEAADTVRRRMYGDIAHIATYIIDRNINYTNVCVTACKFCAFYRAPKHKEGWSHDLDEILRRCDEAVKLGATQIMLQGGHHPEYGVEYYETVFSAIKRDFPSLTLHSLGASEVEHMSRVSGVSIEESITRIHAAGLDSFAGAGAEILVERPRKVIAPLKESGERWLEVMETAHGLGVESTATFMMGTGETNAERIEHMRMIRDVQDRTGGFRSFIPWTYQPENNHLKGKTQATSLEYLRLVATARLFFDNVRHLQGSWLTTGKDIGQLTLHYGADDLGSVMLEENVVSSAGAKHRSNRTELIHLMRSAGRTPAQRDTLYDHLVVHEDPANDPSDDHIVSHFASTALPGGGVGRNLPLVEAS
- a CDS encoding MerR family transcriptional regulator, producing MASDEGAVRASWAGPRLTAGAVARRLGVAVTTLRTWDQRYGLGPTEHEAGRHRRYSAEDVRRLEMMRRLTFQGVSPADAARTALAARADELTEPSARPAARVPSRRVMPVGLAQAAARGLARAAGSMDSDAIAEEIRTCLRTYGTVLTWTEVLVPVLSALGQRWQAGHSVVEIEHLLSWHISTELRMVVPGPSGPRRSRNNDEPIPALAPPRTLLASVEDEQHTLPLEALAAALREARRGTRILGARVPTDAMVEAVRRTGPAVVVLWSQIPDTADPTVFTRLAALGRPVRMVAAGPGWLASRRRMPSGVALPTTLVEAVEGVLAALGGPTGTGASRDAGRRLSR
- a CDS encoding polyprenyl synthetase family protein; the protein is MPKPRPTSVDVRARVGLVLEDFLADYTGVLGRVGEELSDLDAPLQAAVLSGGKRLRPLFAYWGARAAGAPDDESLVRAAASLELLHAFALIHDDVMDDSDLRRGRPSAHRALAAAHRAGGRHGDADRYGTATAILLGDLLLVLSEQMLTSSGAGARARDVFASMRLELMAGQYLDIAAPTRGGVSLDRALRIAQYKSGKYTVEAPLHLGAAVAGAPVAVVDAYTAFALPIGEAFQLRDDLLGVFGDSAVTGKPSGEDLREGKQTALIALTRSNASAAGTELLESQLGTPDVDVDALRGVIVDSGACDLVERMIEERCAHALAVLDAAPLTREGRDALRELASAAVDRVA
- a CDS encoding AMP-binding protein, with the translated sequence MYTTQLASTLIKAGVIAPGRPDRVAKQLAALRSWGLSLAGGYTSAAARDPDRIALIDERRQVTFAELIDRATRISQGLAQRGVQGRTRVAVLCRNHAGLIEALVASAMLGADTVLMNTGLSGSQLQAVLREQKVELLIADDEFVRLIGGPPPGVPLVVAWDEDGGHTTLEDLVGGNPGGRAAPPEIVGRTIVLTSGTTGAPKGARRPPPHGLGALASILSKIPLKVRDTIAIPAPLFHTWGFAGLQVGMGLRATLVLRRRFDPETALADLADHHANGVFVVPIMMQRMLELSPDVRAKYDLSALRAVASSGSALIGDFALHFMDAFGDVLYNLYGSTEVSWATIATPADLRRAPRTAGGKPLGTRIAILDAEGRELPVGTPGRIFVANGMLFEGYTNGAGKEVKDGFMSTGDVGHLDDTGLLFVDGRDDDMIVSGGENVFPREVENILTEAAEVREVAVLGVPDPEWGQRLVAYVVLHEGSALDAEGVRELVKARAARYCVPRDVHFLPELPRNATGKVVPRLLRGV
- a CDS encoding SCP2 sterol-binding domain-containing protein, yielding MSLAEIDPKKISVEEFEALLASASEENLDDVDPAAFARLIGRARRDQLDAVMKSPLRTAVLDQILRRFAEHYRAGQPRARKVIHWKVTGGPDGSTDEFELVLHGDRCDVNASPEHEADTTIILGGPEFLLLTSGNGKPTTMFMTGKLKVRGDLGLAAVLAKIFEIPG
- a CDS encoding demethylmenaquinone methyltransferase; amino-acid sequence: MTRASLDKRPGDVAAMFDQVAARYDLTNTVLSFAQDRRWRAITADVLDLRPGERCLDLAAGTAVSTAELAHSGADVVACDFSLGMLREGRDRGVPLVAGDAMHLPFPDATFDAVTISFGLRNVADTKAGLAEMARVTKPGGRLVVLEFSHPTWAPFRTVYTEYLMKALPRVARTVSSAPDAYVYLAESIRAWPTQEDLAHTVAATGWSKVRWRNLTGGIVALHHAFRS
- a CDS encoding superoxide dismutase family protein; translated protein: MRRSAALVLAATALVAAGCGGTDSSDGPETAASGALEAPQPITAQGTFSGYSPGRKAVSYDSALVPSGATAHLVIGQVVDTTTVTLSVTGLLPNRTYGAHLHTKPCGATGEAAGPHYQHRMDPAASASPPSVNPAYANAQNEVWLDVTTDSQGDGESKSTQMWVFTETPKSLVIHADKTQTMAGRAGTAGKRVACLSVNS